The following proteins are encoded in a genomic region of Nitrospiraceae bacterium:
- a CDS encoding DUF1365 domain-containing protein: MMQSCLYHGRIRHRRFEPKAHSFNYPVCYAYLDLDELDNVFKGRWFWSTKGPAPVRFQRRDYLGNPGIPLQTAVRDHIRRETGHTPDGPIRLLTHLRHFGFSFNPVSFYYCFDARSQCLETIVAEITNTPWNERHAYVLTRHSSLTQTKHLRFRFGKAFHVSPFMPMDIQYDWTFGIPDTHLSVHMQNFRHNRSIFDATLILEREPINGMSCARELAGYPLMPMKVLGAIYWQALKLFLKRVPIFTHPSKIVQNPQGGARSADSL, from the coding sequence ATCATGCAGAGTTGCCTTTACCACGGACGGATACGGCATCGGCGGTTTGAACCGAAAGCCCATTCGTTCAATTATCCGGTGTGTTATGCGTATCTTGATCTCGATGAGCTCGACAACGTCTTCAAGGGCCGTTGGTTCTGGTCAACGAAGGGCCCTGCACCGGTCAGATTTCAACGAAGGGACTATCTGGGCAATCCCGGAATTCCTCTGCAGACAGCTGTCCGTGACCACATCCGGCGAGAAACCGGACATACCCCTGATGGGCCTATCAGACTCCTTACGCATCTGCGACATTTCGGGTTTTCGTTCAACCCGGTCAGTTTTTATTACTGCTTCGATGCCCGGTCTCAATGTCTTGAGACGATCGTGGCGGAAATCACCAACACCCCATGGAACGAACGGCATGCCTATGTCCTTACACGCCATTCGAGTCTGACACAGACCAAACACCTACGTTTCCGGTTTGGAAAGGCGTTTCATGTTTCGCCATTTATGCCCATGGACATTCAATATGATTGGACATTCGGAATTCCGGACACGCACCTATCAGTGCATATGCAAAACTTTCGGCACAACCGGAGCATCTTTGACGCGACACTGATATTGGAGCGTGAACCCATCAACGGGATGAGCTGCGCCCGCGAATTGGCCGGCTATCCCCTCATGCCCATGAAGGTGCTGGGCGCGATTTATTGGCAGGCCTTGAAACTTTTTCTTAAACGCGTGCCAATCTTTACTCACCCCTCAAAAATTGTTCAAAACCCACAAGGAGGAGCCAGATCGGCAGACAGCCTATGA